A window of Clavibacter michiganensis contains these coding sequences:
- a CDS encoding ubiquinol-cytochrome c reductase iron-sulfur subunit, whose protein sequence is MAHDDEDESGVVPAGYEAGELEPAGRDVVLPGGTAVATRDAFQNPGFPEHRLRVTDKDPKKAKTAERVVYTWFYLSIVGSVFAIGAYFGFPIYADDPGSVRLNNLFLGVGIALALLSLGIGAIHWSKALMSDHELIDERHPQGGSPATQARAVEIFAQANEESGFGRRSLIRNSLIGALVAFPLPAVILFRDLYPGSAEEPASALSHTLWKKGEVLTRDPSGTPIKASDVTIGSAFHVIPASLMEMEEGKLEEKAKAAVLLMRLRPEDLVETPERKGWSYDGIVAYSKVCTHVGCPVALYEQQTHHLLCPCHQSQFDVTNHCEVIFGPAKRPLPQLPIAVNDEGYLIAQSDFTEPVGASFWERRGDYNS, encoded by the coding sequence ATGGCACACGACGATGAGGACGAGTCGGGCGTCGTCCCCGCGGGCTACGAAGCCGGCGAGCTCGAGCCGGCAGGCCGTGACGTCGTGCTCCCCGGCGGCACCGCCGTCGCCACGCGCGACGCGTTCCAGAACCCCGGCTTCCCGGAGCACCGCCTCCGCGTCACCGACAAGGACCCGAAGAAGGCGAAGACCGCCGAGCGCGTCGTCTACACGTGGTTCTACCTGTCCATCGTGGGCAGCGTCTTCGCGATCGGCGCGTACTTCGGCTTCCCGATCTACGCGGACGACCCGGGCAGCGTGCGCCTCAACAACCTGTTCCTCGGCGTCGGCATCGCGCTGGCGCTCCTGAGCCTCGGGATCGGTGCGATCCACTGGTCCAAGGCCCTCATGAGCGACCACGAGCTGATCGACGAGCGCCACCCGCAGGGCGGCTCGCCCGCCACGCAGGCCCGCGCCGTCGAGATCTTCGCGCAGGCGAACGAGGAGTCCGGCTTCGGTCGCCGCTCCCTCATCCGCAACAGCCTCATCGGCGCCCTCGTGGCCTTCCCGCTGCCGGCCGTGATCCTGTTCCGCGACCTGTACCCGGGCAGCGCCGAGGAGCCCGCCTCCGCCCTCAGCCACACGCTGTGGAAGAAGGGCGAGGTCCTCACCCGCGATCCCTCCGGCACGCCCATCAAGGCATCGGACGTGACCATCGGGTCCGCGTTCCACGTCATCCCCGCCTCGCTCATGGAGATGGAGGAGGGCAAGCTCGAGGAGAAGGCCAAGGCCGCGGTGCTGCTCATGCGCCTCCGCCCCGAGGACCTCGTCGAGACCCCGGAGCGGAAGGGCTGGTCCTACGACGGGATCGTCGCCTACTCGAAGGTCTGCACGCACGTGGGATGCCCTGTGGCGCTCTACGAGCAGCAGACCCACCACCTGCTCTGCCCCTGCCACCAGTCCCAGTTCGACGTGACCAACCACTGCGAGGTCATCTTCGGACCGGCCAAGCGGCCCCTGCCGCAGCTGCCCATCGCCGTCAACGACGAGGGCTACCTCATTGCACAGAGTGATTTCACCGAGCCCGTAGGGGCGAGTTTCTGGGAGCGTCGTGGTGACTACAACAGCTGA
- a CDS encoding cytochrome b, translated as MTTTADPTTTGAAAPAAKSGGGLTAAAATYLDERTSVSVAVKEFGRKIFPDHWSFMLGEVALYSFVVILLTGTWLTFFFNPSMAETHYAGSYAPLKGVEMSVAMSSSLDISFDIRGGLLMRQIHHWAALLFVASIGLHMLRIYFTGAFRKPRELNWFIGFVLFILAMAEGFTGYSLPDDLLSGNGLRIIDGMVKGIPVIGTWISFLLFGGEFPGTHIIPRLYTLHILLLPAILVAFLALHLLFVVVHKHTQFAGPGRTNENVVGVPVLPTFAAKAGGFFFVVFGVIVVMASFFTINPIWNYGPYDPSPVSAGTQPDWYIGFADGALRLVPPGLEFVLFDHTFSFNIILPITVLGLFIVLVALYPFIEAWITGDKREHHILDRPRNAPTRTAIGAAGVTFYAVLWSAASSDLIATHFKVSMEGVIHTLQALLILGPVIAYQVAKRICLALMKKDREIALHGVESGRIVKLPGGEFIEVHEQLDEYERWRLVSYDDYKPLMIRPDSRGRITVNQRARAALSKWFFEDRISPVTTKDVERSHGDHH; from the coding sequence GTGACTACAACAGCTGATCCGACCACGACGGGTGCCGCCGCACCCGCCGCCAAGAGCGGGGGCGGCCTGACCGCCGCGGCCGCGACCTACCTCGACGAGCGCACCAGCGTCAGCGTCGCCGTCAAGGAGTTCGGGCGGAAGATCTTCCCGGACCACTGGTCCTTCATGCTCGGCGAGGTGGCGCTCTACAGCTTCGTCGTCATCCTGCTCACGGGCACGTGGCTGACCTTCTTCTTCAACCCGTCGATGGCGGAGACGCACTACGCCGGCTCCTACGCGCCCCTGAAGGGCGTCGAGATGTCCGTGGCCATGTCCTCGTCGCTCGACATCTCGTTCGACATCCGCGGTGGCCTGCTCATGCGGCAGATCCACCACTGGGCGGCGCTGCTGTTCGTCGCGTCCATCGGCCTGCACATGCTCCGCATCTACTTCACGGGTGCGTTCCGCAAACCGCGCGAGCTCAACTGGTTCATCGGCTTCGTGCTCTTCATCCTCGCGATGGCCGAGGGCTTCACGGGCTACTCGCTCCCCGACGACCTGCTCTCCGGCAACGGCCTGCGCATCATCGACGGCATGGTGAAGGGCATCCCGGTCATCGGGACGTGGATCTCGTTCCTCCTGTTCGGCGGCGAGTTCCCCGGCACGCACATCATCCCGAGGCTCTACACGCTGCACATCCTGCTGCTGCCGGCGATCCTCGTCGCGTTCCTCGCGCTCCACCTGCTCTTCGTGGTCGTGCACAAGCACACCCAGTTCGCCGGCCCCGGCCGCACGAACGAGAACGTGGTCGGCGTCCCGGTGCTCCCGACGTTCGCCGCGAAGGCCGGAGGGTTCTTCTTCGTCGTCTTCGGCGTGATCGTCGTCATGGCCTCGTTCTTCACGATCAACCCGATCTGGAACTACGGCCCCTACGACCCGTCACCGGTGTCGGCGGGAACCCAGCCCGACTGGTACATCGGCTTCGCGGACGGCGCCCTGCGCCTCGTGCCGCCGGGACTCGAGTTCGTGCTGTTCGACCACACGTTCTCGTTCAACATCATCCTGCCGATCACGGTCCTGGGTCTGTTCATCGTGCTCGTCGCGCTGTACCCCTTCATCGAGGCGTGGATCACGGGCGACAAGCGCGAGCACCACATCCTCGACCGCCCGCGCAACGCCCCGACGCGCACCGCGATCGGCGCGGCAGGCGTCACGTTCTACGCGGTCCTCTGGTCCGCTGCGAGCTCCGACCTCATCGCCACCCACTTCAAGGTGTCGATGGAGGGCGTCATCCACACGCTGCAGGCGCTGCTGATCCTCGGACCGGTCATCGCATACCAGGTCGCCAAGCGCATCTGCCTGGCGCTCATGAAGAAGGACCGCGAGATCGCCCTCCACGGCGTCGAGTCGGGCCGCATCGTGAAGCTGCCTGGCGGCGAGTTCATCGAGGTGCACGAGCAGCTCGACGAGTACGAGCGCTGGCGCCTGGTCAGCTACGACGACTACAAGCCGCTCATGATCCGCCCGGACAGCCGTGGACGCATCACGGTCAACCAGCGGGCCCGCGCGGCGCTCTCCAAGTGGTTCTTCGAGGACCGGATCTCCCCGGTCACCACCAAGGACGTCGAGCGCAGCCACGGTGACCACCACTAG
- a CDS encoding methyltransferase domain-containing protein, with protein sequence MDLDRLASWLRCPSCGSDLRAVPPLVLRCEHGHTVDGNKRGYANLLASGTRVTGDTAEMLAARGTFLDRGHYAPLVDALTDATVAPHEPASDAPSRPAVARSGHREAGLRIVDAGCGTGHYLRAVLDAVPGSTGLAADLSPAAVAIAVRGRPDVDGVVADTWAALPMRDGVADLILDVFAPRNLPEFHRVLAPGGRVAIVAAGPQHLGELRASGRAVGVQEDKRERILEAADPYFETESETRVRRVLRLPEDDVRLLLGMGPSAHHAAVADRGTADVAAGGGDRHDVTVDVMVHVLRRRQDVVPG encoded by the coding sequence GTGGATCTCGACCGGCTCGCCAGCTGGCTGCGCTGCCCCTCCTGCGGCTCGGACCTGCGTGCGGTGCCGCCCCTCGTGCTGCGGTGCGAGCACGGACACACCGTCGACGGCAACAAGCGGGGCTACGCCAACCTGCTCGCATCGGGTACGCGAGTCACCGGCGACACCGCCGAGATGCTCGCCGCGCGCGGCACCTTCCTCGACCGCGGGCACTACGCCCCGCTCGTCGACGCCCTGACCGACGCGACCGTCGCCCCGCACGAGCCGGCATCGGATGCTCCGTCCCGGCCCGCGGTCGCCCGCAGCGGTCACCGTGAAGCAGGGCTGCGCATCGTCGACGCGGGCTGCGGCACCGGCCACTACCTCCGGGCCGTCCTGGACGCCGTACCCGGATCGACCGGACTCGCCGCCGACCTCTCCCCCGCGGCGGTCGCCATCGCCGTCCGCGGCCGTCCCGACGTCGACGGCGTCGTCGCGGACACGTGGGCCGCCCTCCCGATGCGCGACGGCGTCGCCGACCTGATCCTCGACGTCTTCGCGCCGCGCAACCTTCCCGAGTTCCACCGCGTGCTCGCCCCGGGCGGCCGCGTCGCGATCGTCGCGGCGGGGCCGCAGCACCTCGGGGAGCTGCGAGCGTCAGGGCGCGCCGTCGGCGTCCAGGAGGACAAGCGGGAGAGGATCCTCGAGGCGGCCGACCCGTACTTCGAGACCGAGTCGGAGACCCGCGTCCGACGGGTCCTGCGCCTCCCGGAGGACGACGTCCGGCTGCTGCTGGGTATGGGTCCGTCCGCCCATCACGCAGCCGTGGCGGATCGCGGGACCGCCGACGTGGCCGCCGGCGGCGGGGACCGGCACGATGTCACCGTCGACGTCATGGTCCACGTCCTGCGTCGACGCCAAGACGTCGTCCCCGGATGA
- a CDS encoding PP2C family protein-serine/threonine phosphatase, with protein MGSRSLRDRATPWWLVVSPAAVIVAVSAADSPATDDWSGGALFLSLMAGLIGLSTREIVMLDAGLSRTRWALILASGTLAAYYAIRLVVFLAAGPRSGIFTSWFGTPSTTLITLVLLVVVSFSMASLSGEQAAKMFAARAATSRQELVDGGSVQRRLLPQRVPDLPGYQVAGACVASGAVSGDFFDWQRTAEGLVVTLADVMGKGVGAAMIAATVRAALRVASTSLDPGRTLAVVDRTVESDLDANDAFVTLLHLRLDARSGDIALVDAGHGLAVVCRADGSRHPIPSRNLPLGALGTQRWSPSTVRLEPGDMLLVCSDGVLDLFDGTIASMDLAARTAMEADSSAVAAVASLTRLAAATTPPDDVTVVAIRCLPSATTR; from the coding sequence ATGGGGAGCAGGTCGCTGCGTGACCGCGCGACGCCGTGGTGGCTGGTCGTGTCCCCGGCAGCCGTCATCGTGGCCGTGTCGGCGGCCGACTCGCCGGCGACGGACGACTGGTCAGGCGGTGCGCTGTTCCTGTCGCTCATGGCCGGACTCATCGGGCTCTCGACCCGGGAGATCGTCATGCTGGACGCGGGCCTGTCGCGCACGCGCTGGGCGCTCATCCTCGCCTCGGGGACCCTCGCCGCGTACTACGCGATCCGGCTGGTGGTGTTCCTCGCCGCGGGTCCGAGGAGCGGCATCTTCACGTCATGGTTCGGGACGCCGAGCACGACGCTCATCACGCTGGTGCTCCTCGTCGTCGTGTCGTTCAGCATGGCCTCCCTCAGCGGCGAGCAGGCAGCCAAGATGTTCGCCGCACGTGCCGCGACATCCCGGCAGGAGCTCGTGGACGGCGGTAGCGTGCAACGCCGCCTCCTCCCCCAGCGCGTCCCCGATCTGCCCGGCTACCAGGTCGCCGGCGCATGCGTCGCCAGCGGGGCGGTGAGCGGCGACTTCTTCGACTGGCAGCGCACCGCGGAAGGCCTCGTGGTGACGCTCGCCGACGTCATGGGCAAGGGCGTGGGGGCGGCCATGATCGCGGCCACCGTCCGTGCTGCGCTGCGGGTCGCATCGACTTCCCTTGATCCGGGGCGGACGCTCGCCGTGGTCGACCGCACCGTCGAATCCGACCTCGACGCGAACGACGCGTTCGTCACCCTCCTGCATCTGCGGCTCGACGCGCGGAGCGGCGACATCGCGTTGGTCGACGCCGGCCACGGCCTCGCGGTCGTCTGCCGTGCTGACGGCTCCCGTCACCCGATCCCCTCGCGGAACCTCCCGCTCGGTGCCCTGGGCACCCAGCGGTGGTCCCCGTCGACGGTGCGCCTGGAACCCGGCGACATGCTCCTCGTGTGCAGCGACGGCGTGCTCGACCTCTTCGACGGGACCATCGCGTCCATGGATCTCGCCGCCCGGACCGCGATGGAGGCCGACAGCAGCGCCGTCGCGGCAGTCGCGAGCCTCACCCGCCTCGCCGCGGCGACCACGCCCCCGGACGACGTCACGGTCGTGGCGATCCGTTGCCTGCCCTCCGCGACCACCCGCTGA
- a CDS encoding GNAT family N-acetyltransferase encodes MVDIRHAQASDGDAVFALCQQLDMINAPATRDDFDVTFFHILRANKDEGRDVLLVAEDSGAVVGYAYLVVSRLLYAGGLSAHLEELVVDAGARSGGTGSALVRAVERLCGDRGVGQITMSTRRAGEFYKRLGYERTAEFYKKLLR; translated from the coding sequence ATGGTCGACATCCGGCACGCCCAGGCATCCGACGGGGACGCGGTCTTCGCCCTGTGCCAGCAGCTCGACATGATCAACGCCCCGGCTACGCGCGACGACTTCGACGTCACCTTCTTCCACATCCTCCGGGCCAACAAGGACGAGGGGCGGGACGTCCTGCTCGTCGCGGAAGACTCGGGGGCGGTCGTCGGATACGCGTACCTCGTCGTGAGTCGCCTGCTCTACGCCGGCGGGTTGAGCGCCCATCTCGAGGAGCTCGTCGTGGACGCGGGCGCCAGGAGCGGCGGCACGGGCTCCGCTCTCGTGCGTGCCGTGGAACGGCTCTGCGGCGATCGCGGCGTCGGGCAGATCACCATGAGCACACGGCGGGCCGGGGAGTTCTACAAGCGCCTGGGCTACGAGCGCACGGCCGAGTTCTACAAGAAGCTCCTGCGGTAG
- a CDS encoding cytochrome c oxidase subunit 4 — translation MRANRNLFYVLAVFFVIAAAAYTIWHLIDQNTVEWVGTLAIALSGALAAFIGFFVARLYAAQNGELPEDRSDANVDDGDPELGFFSPWSWWPVILAAGTASVFLGLAVGIWIAIIGGGLAIIALVGWTYEYYRGYFAR, via the coding sequence GTGCGCGCCAATAGGAACCTGTTCTACGTCCTCGCGGTCTTCTTCGTCATCGCGGCGGCCGCCTACACGATCTGGCACCTGATCGACCAGAACACGGTCGAATGGGTCGGCACGCTGGCCATCGCGCTCTCGGGCGCGCTGGCCGCGTTCATCGGCTTCTTCGTCGCCCGTCTCTACGCGGCGCAGAACGGGGAGCTCCCGGAGGACCGCAGCGACGCCAACGTCGACGACGGCGACCCGGAGCTGGGCTTCTTCAGCCCGTGGAGCTGGTGGCCCGTGATCCTCGCGGCCGGCACCGCGTCCGTGTTCCTCGGCCTCGCCGTGGGCATCTGGATCGCGATCATCGGCGGCGGGCTCGCCATCATCGCGCTCGTGGGTTGGACCTACGAGTACTACCGCGGCTACTTCGCGCGCTGA